CCCGATCCGGCAGTATGGCCACTTCTCCCACAGAGCCCGCCGCCTCCCCTCCCTTGGCAGGGCTCCGCACCTGGATGTATGCGTGGTTGGTGGGATGGAACTCCTCCCCCACAGGGTTAGGACACTCGCCCTCACAACGGTAGGCGTTGTACTGCTTGGGGTAGATGATCCAGGAGCCCCATCCGATGAGGTTGAAGTCCACCTGGAACTTGACCTTCCGACACAGCTGGCTTCTGTCCGGCAAGTGGTGCCGGCGGTGCCTCCGGCCCCTCTCCTGGGAGAGCTGTCCCTCTCGGGCCCGCCAGGAGCTCTCCGCCTCCCACAGCAAGgtggagccacccagccgcctctGCTCCGGGGAGAGGTTGGAGTAGAGCACGAGGAGCGCACTGGCGACCGGCGGCACGGGAGGCCCCTGCGGACACTCTCTGGCCAAACTGGACGCCTGCTCCGCCAGCTCCCCAGGGTGCTTCAGCCACTTGGAGAGAGGCCTGGTCACCTCCAGGACCATGCTGCCTGAGGAAAAGGTCATCTGGGACAGAGGAACAGTGAACGAGTCCATCCGAAGACGCTCCCGGCAGTCGGCTGGGTCCTGCTCCGCATCCGGCTTTAGCTGGTGCAAAATCTCGATGGAGGGCAGCACGCCAGGGGGAAGGTCCACAGGGCCGGCCAGCTGCAGCCGGAGCTCGGCCCACACCAGATCCTCCGCTTGGCTCAGGAAGGAGAAGTCAAAAGCAAAGGTCCAGTTCTGCCCATCGGCGTGCACATCTGGGTGGGGAGAAaccaggaaggaagcagggtgAGTGGGGGCCCCCTGTATGCTCCCCAGAGCTCATGTTGCAGCCTTCACCTGACAGGGACCCTCTCAATCCTCACCCCAACCCTACGAGTTGGGAATGTGGAGTCCATTTTAGTCCCATTCAaatcgaggctcagagaggttaaattacCTGCACGAGGTGGCGGGGCCAAGAATTGACCCAGATTTGCCCAACCGCAAAGCCCACACTCCAAATCCCGGTTCTGCTGTTCCCGCTAAGACACCCCGCAGCCAGAGAACAGCTGGTAGACGCTGGATGCGTTCTCCCTGCTCTTTGGCCAAACCCTGAGCTTTCTGACCTAAACCCTGGGCTTCCCCTCACCCTGTGACCCTGAGCTCCCCAGACTCCGTTTTCTCATTGGAAACGGTGGCCTGATTCACGGGCACGTGGAAAGGCCCCGAACCTTCTTGGGAGGCCCAGGCAACAGAAGCCCAAGGCCGGCCACCCTCTCCTCCACCTATTCCtaaagatggaggcagaaacTTCCGGGGTTTTTGACAGCCTCACACATAGGGTTCTGTAGGCATTCTAAGCATGACTTTGCACTGACCTGGCAGTTTTCCAACCAGTGGGCTTTCCCATCTACCTGCAAGGTGCTCATCACCGCCCCCTGTCAGGTCATTCACACACCTGGGGCAGACACagcctgcacacacacagcccccagcctggtcccagccccctccccaagatgacaaaacccaaaatggatgaaacagaaTGGGGAAGCGTGTTCCGTTCATCTTAGTCCCGGACTAATTTGGCCCAATATCTGGGAATAGCATGTATGTGCGCATGCTAAAAGTGACCTTGAACTTGTTTCGAGCCCAGTTTCCTCTCCTTTGCAATGGGAATGGTCATGCCCTGCCCATCGCGGCCTCATCACAAGCTTTCGTGGAAATAAAGAGGGTTGACCGTCTGTTGCTAAATAAAAGTCAGGGATTATTCATTCCTTAGAATAAAAACACTAACCCTGTTGCGAACAGATCTCAAGGGTAGTGACGATCTCTGATTTGGGTCCACTCTGGGCAGACCGCACGACAGTGTCCTTTTTTTATTGCCTTCTAGAGCATCTTTGGTGACATGATGTAAGTGAATTTCCCTGAGAAATCCAGCCTGCATTATTATAAGGAAGCAGTTTCCAGCTTCAGCCTCCTGGCAGCTTCTCCGAGCCCATCCCCAGAGGCTCTTCACTTAATTTCCACTTCCCTCCTCATTAGCACCTGTAGGGGGCAATAACCCGCCCCTGGCTAGCAACTCTCCCtggaggtgtggggaggaggcCTGCATTACCCATTGCCCACTGCAGCACCCCCTAGCCACCTGGGGATTCCGTGGGACGTGTAACAACTCCTGGCCACCTGCACCAGGAGTTAAAGACTTTTCATCTCCAGTATCCACAAACGGCCTTTTAGAGGAAGACATTCCAGCTCAGTGATCAAGAGCAGGGGCTCTCGTGCCTCCTGTGATGGTTCAAATCCTGCCACTTGCTGTTTAACACTGGGCAGGCTagtttccttctctgggcctcagtttcctgctttGCAAAAGGGAGCCAGTGACAGTAGCACCTCACAGAAGTGTTAGGATTCGCTGAGATAATGTGCAGAAAGTGTTTGGCCCAGCACAACCAACGTGCAATAGGTGTCAGCTGTCATCAACCACTTCCTTATTATTGCGGACGTCCAAGGTTAGAAACCAAGGTGTCCAGATAGGTAGTGAAAGACCCGGACAGAAGAGCAAAGTCAGCCATTACCAGGATGGACAATGTGTATGGAGCGCTCCTTCCCAGTGGGGCGGAGTCTCTGACTCCatgaccccagccccagccaaggGGTCCGTGGGACACAGTGCTGATAGGTTCTCTTAGATCGGTCTCCGGTTCTTGTTAGGATAGGGGTGCCTAATCTTTTGGGGGTCACCGATGCTTGCTACAAGCCAAGAATGCTCTCCCCAGGAAAGAAAGCATCTCCCACTTCTACAGCAAATGTGACTTGTTGGTATCAGGTATCAGGAAAGGGTTCGTGGACACCCTGAAACCTATCCACGCAACTCAACAGAATCGGCCACACAGGCCCCAGGGATATTCTTGACCCGCGTCCAATTCTAAAGAAGAAAGTGGTTGGGCCCATGCCCTGGGGGTTCCCTCACCCTCAAACAGGATGCTGAGGCCGAGTTAGGATTCCGGGCTCCGTAGGAAAGGAGGGTGTGGGTATGACGCTAAGTGTCTACTCTACATTATTACAAACTAGCAGTTAATTGCCACTCATTGCCTCCCGGGCCAAGCATTGTCTCTTTGAATCCTCCCCACCATTATCACGGTTTCGCAGATGAGAGAAAACTGAAGGTCCACAGCCACAGACGAAGATGCAAACGCAATTTGGTTAGACTCCAACACCCCGTTTCCCGCTTACAGGTGCGGCATGACAGATAAACCCAAGAGGGAAAGGAGCAGTTAGACCATCCCTTCTCCACCCGTGTCCCTCCAGGCAGGCTCCTCTGGCTGTTTTCAAAAACTGAAACCAGTTCACAACACTGCGAACGTGCTTAAAGtcactgtacattttaaaaacagtaaaatggtaGGTTTTGTCATGTATATTTTGCCGCATTCACACACAAATGAGGCAGAAGGAAAGCCAGCCCCCGGTTTTACAAAAGGGGAAACTGGTTCTGCAAGGGATACACCAGGAATTGGGAAGCAGGGTTTGAGGGAACTGAACCCAGTTTTCCAGTCTCCCAGACTCTCAAACCACCACGAACCTTCCAGAACTCTCCAGAAGGAGAGAGTGAACTGAAGAAGggcactctctgcccctttgcccagcctcctccccacaccAACTTACCTGTAGAGGGACTGAGCAGAGCCCTCCAGTAATTTTCAAGCCCCTCGGGTTAGCCCCTCGGGTGTCCCTAAATCTGGCTGATCCCCAGATGACCCTTCAAGAGGGGTCATCGGCTGTCTGACCCCAGACGTGGCAGGCCAGGGAGCTAagagcccccacccccgcacccgaCCAAAGGGCTGGCGGGTGGCCAATTAGGTCAGATGATCGGATGTGGATTGCGCCCCAGCGTGGGGGAGGGCCGTCTGGCCCCAGCcggcagagggaggcacaggccGGTGCAGGGCGGCAGGGGTCTGCCCCCGACCCCAGGAGTCAGGATGTGGATTGCATGGGACAAGGGGACCCCCGCGGAAAGGGTCCCTCCACTCAGCACCCACCTGTCCGTCGCGCCCGATGCCCAGAACGCCCTGCCCCGACTCCGAGGGTGAAACACCCGCGTCACCACGGTCGCTGAGCGTTTCCCCAAACCAAATCTAGGCCCCGAACCCGGTACTACTCGGGACACTGGCACCTTCCCAGCCTGGACTCGAGTCCCCAAGCCTGCCTCAGTTCCCGACTTCGGGACACTCCGCCTCTAGTGCCGTATCTCTGAACTATAATCCCGGATGTTTGTTACGCGCTCGGTGCTGGGTTTCGAAGTTCGTGGTCAGCCTCCGGCATCCATTCACCCTGACGCGCGAAAAGAAATTCGACAGAACGTATGTAGCAATAATAACGACCACTTATTACCATGCCTGGTTTTGTGCTAAGCGTTTTATGTGCTTTGTCACCTGGCGCTCGCCACACTTTTATAAGGGAGGGACTGCTGTCCCCATTTCACGGAAGCGCAAACCGAGGCGCCCGGAGGTTACGTAGTTGAACAAGACCGCATCGTCGACTGGCGTAATCGGGCTCCCACCCTCCAGCGCTGCGCTCTACCCACCCTAAACCAAGGCCCAGAACGCAGGGGTCTCCGCCCCGGGGCCCTTCCCGATGCCAGAATCCCCTCCACCCGCCGACCCTGCGCGCCGAGCCAGTGCCGACGCCGGTGCCACCCCAGACCTGGACCCCCGATGCTCCTCCCTCCCAGCGCAGAGCGCCCTCAGCGGCGGGGTCCCCAGCCCGGAGCCACCCTCCCGCAGCATTTCCCAGCGCCCTTCCGGAGTCCCAAGGCGCCCCCGGGGCTCGGCGG
The sequence above is drawn from the Panthera tigris isolate Pti1 chromosome D2, P.tigris_Pti1_mat1.1, whole genome shotgun sequence genome and encodes:
- the NODAL gene encoding nodal homolog, whose product is MQAPRLPWFFLHAWWALLQAGAATVAPSPLRTRGQPSSPSPLAYMLSLYRDPLPRADIIRSLQAQDVHADGQNWTFAFDFSFLSQAEDLVWAELRLQLAGPVDLPPGVLPSIEILHQLKPDAEQDPADCRERLRMDSFTVPLSQMTFSSGSMVLEVTRPLSKWLKHPGELAEQASSLARECPQGPPVPPVASALLVLYSNLSPEQRRLGGSTLLWEAESSWRAREGQLSQERGRRHRRHHLPDRSQLCRKVKFQVDFNLIGWGSWIIYPKQYNAYRCEGECPNPVGEEFHPTNHAYIQSLLKRYQPHRVPSTCCAPVKTKPLSMLYVDNGRVLLDHHKDMIVEECGCL